CTGCGACACGATAGGCTTCCTCTAGGTGGGGATACCCCGACAAAATAAAGGTCTCAACGCCAAGTTCCGCATATTCCAACATTCTGGCGGCTACGGTATCCGCATCCCCCACCAAGGCAGTCCCAGCACCACCCCGCACTAAGCCCACCCCTGCCCATAGATTTGGGCTGACTTCCAAGGAGTCACGGCTGCCATTGTGCAACTGCGCCATCCGCTGTTGACCGACGGAATCCATACTGGCATAGGCTTTTTGGGCTTTAGCGATCGCCTCATCATCCACATAGCGAATGAGTTGATTGGCCGCATCCCACGCTTCAGCATTGGTTTCTCGTACAATCACATGGAGGCGAATGCCAAACCGCAGAGTTCGTCCTTGGGCTTCGGCTAGTTTGCGGACGGCGGCAATTTTTTCGGCTACTTGAGCGGGGGGTTCTCCCCAGGTTAAGTAAACATCCACATGCTTGGCTGCCACTTGCAATGCCGCATCGGAGGATCCCCCAAACCACAGCGGAGGATAGGGCGCTTGTACAGGCGGAAACATCAGCTTCCCATTCTGGATATCAATGTATTCGCCTTTAAAATTGACCGTTTCTCCAGCTTCCAACTGTCGCCATACCGTCAAAAACTCGTCGGTGAGATCATAGCGCGCGTCATGGTCAAGATGAACCCCATCTCCTGCTAACTCACTGGCACTGCCACCCGCCACCACATTAATCAGCAACCGTCCTGCGGACAGGCGATCGAAGGTAGCCGCCATCCGAGCCGCCAATCCCGGTGACATCAAGCCGGGACGAATGGCCACCAAAAACTTCATGCGCTGGGTTACAGAAGCGAGGGCTGAGGCCAAAACCCAGGCATCTTCACACGATCGGCCCGTGGGCAGTAACGCACCTGTAAATCCCAAATTGTCCACTGCTTGAGCAATTTGTTTTAAATAGGGCAAGTCGGTCGATCGTCCCCCCTGGGCAGTTGCTAGATATCGTCCATCACCATGGGTGGGAATAAACCAAAGTAATTGCATTGCTTAAATCTAAACTCCTTTTTTTTGCCGAGGGCAGAGAACCGAAATGGGAAGCAGAGAACGTGAATGGGAATCCAATTGAATGGGAATCCAATTGAATATGTCAAGGTCAGCAAAGATGAGGCAAACCATGACACAGAGTTTCAAGCGAGCATTTCAAGCGTTTCAGGCGACTGAAATTCTCAACTAAAATCCCAAACTAAAATCCCAAACTAAAATCCCAAAAGTACGGCTGCTGAAAAAGACAGAAGGCTCAGATGGAGGGGCCTGACGAGACTCCCCAAGGGATAACAGCCACTAGGAAAATCTACGATCGCAGTGAAAATCAGTGAAACCTAGTAAAACGCAGTGAAAGCTTAATAAACTTCAAGCAAACCACGGTAACTTGATCGATATACCGTAGTTTCCATAGTTCAATATCTCAGAAATTTGGCAGAAAAGCAAGGTTGCAGAAAAGCCGGGTTACAGAAAAGCAAGGTTGAGGAAAAAATCGAAGCAAATAGCTTGTAGCTAAGAGAAGCCGAAAAGCAAAATATTCCTAGGTCTTAATTCCTAGAGCCTAGCATGGTGAATCCTTTGGAGCGATCGCACTGTAGCATCCAAGCCATAGCCCAGCGCACCAATTACTAAAATCACTGCCAGCAATTCAGAATAGGCCAAGCGATCGCGCGTATCTAGAATGTAGTATCCCAAGCCAGCGCTCACACCTAGCATTTCCGCAGGAACTAAAACCACCCAAATAATGCCAATGGCTAACCGGATCCCCGTCAAAATATGCGGCACAATCGCTGGAAAAATCACCCGAATCAGGGTTTCCCAGGATGTTGCACAAAGACTGCGAGACAGCAATAGCCAGCGTCGATCGACGGCTGCTACCCCTGCGGCGGTATTGAGTAAAATCGGCCAAACCGCTGCGATGGTCAGCAGGAAATAAACTGGACGATCGCCCACTCCAAGAACCATCACTGCCAATGGCATCCAAGAAAGGGGAGAAATCATCCGAATGAACTGAAACAATGCTGAGGTGATTTGATCCAAAGCACGGGAAAGACCGATGAAAATTCCTAGGGGAATCCCTATCAGAGTGGCACCCAGCAATCCAACAAAAACACGGCGGAGACTAGTCATCAAGTGGGGGAAAAGGGCTCCCGATCGTAGTAACTCTAATAATGTGCCTAAGGTTTTTTCAGGAGAAAAATCACTGAAAATCATCCCCTGTTGCCAGGGTAATCCCTGGAAGAGTGGACTCGTCCACAGCCACCAAATCAGCCCTCCTACACCCAAACCAAGAATGGGTCGGAGCCAGCGCCAATCGAATAATTTTTGAGAAGCGGATGGGTTGTTGGAAGAGGGTGCTAAAGCCATAGATTTCTGGTTTCACTAGGCGGTCTGGCCAACTTGAACTAGGCAGTCTGGCCAGCTTGCGTTGCTTCAGGGACTTCAATTAATCGCCCTGTTTTGACATCATAGATATAGCCATAAATTGGGATAGTCACAGGGACTAAAGGATGCGATCGAATCCGTTGCACATCCACCACGACACTCTGGGCTAAGTCTTGGAATGTCAGCCAATCGACAAATTCTGCTTCCGTTGATCCTGGCCCACTGCCCACGTCTTTCCAGCCTTGATCATCCACAACAGCGGTCACTAAACTCTGGCCTAACAAATCACGAATAATTTGATCGGTGAATAATTGCATCCCGCAGTCCGTATGGTGAATAACAAACCATTCACGGGTTCCCAACAATTTGTAGGAAATCACCAGCGATCGAATGGCATCATCACTCGCTCGCCCCCCCGCATTCCGAATCACATGGGCATCCCCTTCTGCGAGGCCAGCGTAGCGTGCCGGGTCAAGGCGTGCGTCCATACAGGTCAAAATCGCAAATTGGCGACCTGGTGGTAAGGGCAGTTGCCCCTTTTCGCCAAATTGTTCAGCGTAGGTTTGGTTAGCAGCAAGGACTTCTTGCAGAAGTTGGCTCATGGGAATTGATGTGAATGGATAATTTCAGACCCCTAGCGGAGTGCCGTTGTCAACCTTCAGTGGAGATTTTCCGCGATCGCTCAAGCGATCAAATTAAACTGCAAACGTCTCTGTGCGGGTTAAACTGTCGTCTAAACCGAATGCAGAGGGCCCACCCACTAACGGCAATGCATTTCTGACAAACGAAGCATCCACCAGATCCTGGGCAACTTGACTGGGTTGCAGGGCTTGCAAGAAGCTATTCTCCCCTTCTAGTTGGGTTTCTTGTAACAACTTCACTAAAGACTCTGTGTAGGAAGGAAAGGGATAGGGTTGGAAATCAATGCGGCTTCCAGGCCAATCAGGATGGATAATGGCCCCTTGTTTCCCATAGACCTCCTTATCGTAATAACTCAGGGTGCGTTGCAAAATTGGCAAGGGGTGAGGGGTATATTTCCCCCCATCCTTTGATAGGATTTGGGCAACTTCTCCACGGTGTTCCCGCATCCAATGCTGCGCTTTGACTAAAGCGTTGACCACTTTCTGTGACCAATCTTTGCGCTGCGTTAAATCGTCTTCATGCATAAAGACAACACAGCAGGCATGATCTTTCCAAATATCTCCAGTGAAGCGCAAAATTTTTCCTTTTTCCTGGGTTTCTGCCGCTGCATTAAAGGGTTCCGCCACAATATACCCACCAATACTCTGATTGGCTAAGGCGGACACCATTTCAGGCGGGGGGAGTACCAGCAGATTCACTTCATTGGCGGCCAGGGGAGCGTCCTTGGGTTTCCGCACCACTTGCAATCCCGCTTGTTTGAGTACTTGTTGCAGAACTACGTTATGAATTGAATACCAAAAAGGAACCGCGATCGATCGTCCGCCCAAATCTGCCACTGTGGAAATGCTGGGTAGCACCGTTAATGCAGAACCATTTGTATGATTCCACGCCACCACTTTCCCAGGAAATTTTTTCCCGTAGCGAATCCAAATGGTTGCTGGCATGAGAACGTGAATCACATTTACCTGTCGAGCCAGAAACGCTTCTACAATCTGTGCCCAAGAACGGAATAGGGTTGGCTGGTCAGCAGTTAACCCTTCGGCTTCATAGAGCTTCTGGGAGTGGGCAACCAGTAAGGGGGCCGCATCTGTAATGGGTAAATAACCAATCTTGACGGCGGGATTTGCATTTTCTGGTGATGGTGAATTTAGCGTTCCTTGCTTGGATGCGGTATTCGATTGACACCCCCCGATCGCAGCGGTGGTTAATGCAGAAGTGCCTAGTAGGCCACTAAAGCGAAGGAAATCACGGCGACTCATGCCACAGCAAGCGCAATTGAGGGGATGGAGAAAAGATCGATTCGGTCTATACATCAGTGATCTACTAGGGTGGAAAGTTCAGTCAAAATGGACAAACGTAAAGCTGCAAGGGCTTGGGTTTGGTGGAATCGCGGTTTGGGGGGCGGAATTGACCATTCTCGGTGAATGCGTCCAGGCCGATGGTTCATTAAAATAATCCGATCGCCCAAGAGAAGTGCCTCATCAAGGTCATGGGTCACCATCACGACTGTACTGTGATGCTGTTCAATCACTTTTAAGAGCAATGTCTGCATTTCCAAGCGGGTCATGGCATCCAATGCACTAAACGGTTCGTCAAGCAGTAGGAGTTTAGGATGACGGATGAGAGTTCTGGCTAAGGCAACCCGCTGAGCCATGCCCCCAGACAGTTGATGGGGATAGGCAGATTCAAACCCCTCTAAATTGACGCTATGAATCACTTCTGCAAGGCGTGTTTTCACGTCCCGCCGAGAAAGGCGAGGCATATGTTTGAGTTGCAAACCCCAGACAATATTTTGACTGACGGTCAACCAAGGCAAGAGAGCTGCATCTTGAAACACTAAACCCACTTGGGGTTGGGGTTGGTGAATGAGCTGACCTTTGAGGTAAATCTCGCCCCGATCGGCGGATTGTAAACCCGCGATCGTAGACAGTAATGATGATTTGCCACAACCACTTAACCCTACTAAGCAAACCACTTCCTGGGCTTGAACCGTTAAATTAATATCGGTAAAAGCCGTCAGAGCCCGTCCGCGAACTAGATATTGTTTAGATAAATTTTCTACTCTTAAAAGACTCGTAGAGCGCTGGCGAAGGTGTAAGGATGAGTGTGATTGTGACGATTGTGATATATCGACTAATCCCAACTGATTCAGCTCGAAATGTGAGGGTTCCAACGGAAGTACTCCCAGATATTCTACGGGAATGAATTTGCTAGATATTTTTGTGGATTAGATAGATCATTTCTTTGGAAATTCAGATTAATTACTCATTAGATAACTTTGACTAGACCGAGACATTGAAAGTAACTTTCTGTTCTCCTGAACTAGTTCGCTGTA
This genomic stretch from Alkalinema sp. FACHB-956 harbors:
- a CDS encoding carbonic anhydrase, giving the protein MSQLLQEVLAANQTYAEQFGEKGQLPLPPGRQFAILTCMDARLDPARYAGLAEGDAHVIRNAGGRASDDAIRSLVISYKLLGTREWFVIHHTDCGMQLFTDQIIRDLLGQSLVTAVVDDQGWKDVGSGPGSTEAEFVDWLTFQDLAQSVVVDVQRIRSHPLVPVTIPIYGYIYDVKTGRLIEVPEATQAGQTA
- a CDS encoding ABC transporter substrate-binding protein, coding for MYRPNRSFLHPLNCACCGMSRRDFLRFSGLLGTSALTTAAIGGCQSNTASKQGTLNSPSPENANPAVKIGYLPITDAAPLLVAHSQKLYEAEGLTADQPTLFRSWAQIVEAFLARQVNVIHVLMPATIWIRYGKKFPGKVVAWNHTNGSALTVLPSISTVADLGGRSIAVPFWYSIHNVVLQQVLKQAGLQVVRKPKDAPLAANEVNLLVLPPPEMVSALANQSIGGYIVAEPFNAAAETQEKGKILRFTGDIWKDHACCVVFMHEDDLTQRKDWSQKVVNALVKAQHWMREHRGEVAQILSKDGGKYTPHPLPILQRTLSYYDKEVYGKQGAIIHPDWPGSRIDFQPYPFPSYTESLVKLLQETQLEGENSFLQALQPSQVAQDLVDASFVRNALPLVGGPSAFGLDDSLTRTETFAV
- the ssuD gene encoding FMNH2-dependent alkanesulfonate monooxygenase; the encoded protein is MQLLWFIPTHGDGRYLATAQGGRSTDLPYLKQIAQAVDNLGFTGALLPTGRSCEDAWVLASALASVTQRMKFLVAIRPGLMSPGLAARMAATFDRLSAGRLLINVVAGGSASELAGDGVHLDHDARYDLTDEFLTVWRQLEAGETVNFKGEYIDIQNGKLMFPPVQAPYPPLWFGGSSDAALQVAAKHVDVYLTWGEPPAQVAEKIAAVRKLAEAQGRTLRFGIRLHVIVRETNAEAWDAANQLIRYVDDEAIAKAQKAYASMDSVGQQRMAQLHNGSRDSLEVSPNLWAGVGLVRGGAGTALVGDADTVAARMLEYAELGVETFILSGYPHLEEAYRVAELLFPRLPLENQARLQTQAVLSPFGEIVANESFPNSIANQSGGKVQWPELTSPS
- a CDS encoding ABC transporter ATP-binding protein, with amino-acid sequence MEPSHFELNQLGLVDISQSSQSHSSLHLRQRSTSLLRVENLSKQYLVRGRALTAFTDINLTVQAQEVVCLVGLSGCGKSSLLSTIAGLQSADRGEIYLKGQLIHQPQPQVGLVFQDAALLPWLTVSQNIVWGLQLKHMPRLSRRDVKTRLAEVIHSVNLEGFESAYPHQLSGGMAQRVALARTLIRHPKLLLLDEPFSALDAMTRLEMQTLLLKVIEQHHSTVVMVTHDLDEALLLGDRIILMNHRPGRIHREWSIPPPKPRFHQTQALAALRLSILTELSTLVDH
- a CDS encoding ABC transporter permease; amino-acid sequence: MALAPSSNNPSASQKLFDWRWLRPILGLGVGGLIWWLWTSPLFQGLPWQQGMIFSDFSPEKTLGTLLELLRSGALFPHLMTSLRRVFVGLLGATLIGIPLGIFIGLSRALDQITSALFQFIRMISPLSWMPLAVMVLGVGDRPVYFLLTIAAVWPILLNTAAGVAAVDRRWLLLSRSLCATSWETLIRVIFPAIVPHILTGIRLAIGIIWVVLVPAEMLGVSAGLGYYILDTRDRLAYSELLAVILVIGALGYGLDATVRSLQRIHHARL